Within Trichoderma atroviride chromosome 2, complete sequence, the genomic segment CCTGTCATGGCATTTCTCTACTCAAGAATTCGTATGCCTGCACAGAATGCATCTGCGGACTGTGCTCGAGCTGCGTCGAGGTTCTCATGTCTGAACATGGAGCTCGGAGAAAGTGCCCTCGCTGTGCCACAATTGGAGGCCGCTACAAGCCCTTCCAGTTGGACATTAGATGAATGGTTGCCGGCGATACACTGAGCGGtatcttctcttttccataTTGTCCCTTTACAACTTTTGTCGATGTGTGAAAAAAAGTCCCACGTTCCgtacttatatattttcgGCGCCAATATAAACCAGCTGCTGGGGAGGCGCATTAGGAAGCATGATACAGGTATTCTATTCTTCTCTCGACTGTGGAGCGAGCGAGCTCCTCTGTCGAACCTTTAACCATTTTCTTTAGAAGGTCAAACAAGTCCTATATCGGTCTTTTCCACcggaattttttttttcaatgggttctttcttttctgggTTTCCACCTCTTTGGTTATAGGTTCCATTCACTTGGTTGTTCATGGGTACACCCAGGGCTCCAAGATGTTTGTTGGTGTTTGAACTGGATTTGTTTTGATTCCCTCGTTTTTGCCGATTGGATTCGACGGGAGGTGTTTTTGATGAGTGACTTGGCTGGGACAGATGctcgcttttgcttttcctgAATGCGATTTTACATGGACTTTCACTTTTGGTTTGGGGGCTCGGGTTATGATTTATATGATGGAATCGGTCATTTTGGATGAGAAATgggtttctttttgttttacaACAGTCAATAAATGATTATGCTTACATGCTAACTGAGATTTGATCGCAGTCGGTTGTAACTGTTAAATTGATTACTTATATACGCTAAATATTTGTATTGTCCTGTGTTCTTGTAATGTCGTCCATATAAAGCCCCATTGTCCTTTTAACTCTCAAGTTACCAATAATGCTCATTAAATATTATCACTGTTGCAAAAACAGATTGCCATGTTGCGAAATCATTTGCCCTTTTTATCCTTCTCCTGCTGCAAAAGTATATTTCTCACAGCAGCTCTCTGGTTCCGACTGCCGCCGAGCTTGGGCCCCTTGAGCACATCCgcagactgctgctgctgcttctgctgctgtgtCGGCGCGGGGCGCTTCCTCTTGCGGCGCAGGGCCATCTCGTCGTAGTATTGCTGCCGGAACTGTTCGGCGAGGCGGTCGTCGGCGGAGGGGTCTGCGCCGGGGAcgaaggaggaggaggatgcggctgctgctgttgctgttgcggcGTGTGTTTTGGGGACTTGGTAGACGTCGACTGGTGAGGGGTGAATGATTAGTTATGGGCTGTGGATTTTATGCGATGGgggtgagagagagagagagagcttaCGTCGATTCTCGGAGAGGAATTGCTCGACCATGGCGTCGCGCGCAATGTCTTCGCTGTTGCGGCGGTTGCGTCCTCGGCGAGGAGGAACGGGTTTGGCAGTGTCCGTGTCGACGCGACGTCGCTTGTTGTCGCTCTTCATCTGGTGATTGCCAAGATTTGTCGTGTCGACTTCGACGAGTTTGCCGTGGCGCGTGGGCTGATCGCGCCACTTGTCCGCTGGATTCCCATTGTCGTTTTGGAGGTGCGCAGAGGAGGAATGAGGGGGGAGCtgtgaggatgatgatgatgatgatgcgcCGCCTTGGGGGGGCGTGGGAGGCGTTGCGACTAGCTAGGCGGGATTCTATGTATGCATTCCTGAATGATTAGTCTGGCGCTCTGGAAGAATATAGCAGGACGTGACATTGTGTTCTCAGAGGGGGGGGAGGAGATAGAGGTAGCCTGGGAGACGTACATGTGTGAGTCGTCCAAAATGGTGAGGAGGCCCGTCTGGTGCATGAAGCGGTTCGTGATGCCGCCCACGATGCGATCGTGCGCCACTGTGCCTTCTTTATCCTGATCTCTCAGCACCAGCGCATGTTCcgcatcgtcttcttcgccgggTGCCGATCGGCCTTCTGATCGAAATCCCACGCCTCCTCGACGAGATGCTGCGCGGCGGGCGTTGCGAAGGCGCAGAGCTGCCGCGACGGCTGATTCTTCCGCTGTGtgattgtcgtcgtcgccgtcatcgccattgtcttctctctccgAGTGTCCTTGTGTGGGGTTCTGCGCTTCTGCGCCGGTATCGTCCGCATCACGCCCAGCATCGACGTCTTTCGACTTGGACGACACGCCTGGCATCACCGGCGCGGGCGAAATCGCCGTCGCCACACCGTCGTTTgcatcttcttgttcttccgcTGCTGGACCTCTTTGTCGGTAggcttttctctttttgccgGCGCGGAAGCGGATTGGTTCTATGGtcgggctgggctgggcttgTTCTGGTTGTATATCGTCCATGATtcttttggttttttttttttgtttagtTGTAGAGATGAGAAAGAGGCTTTGGCAGGGCAATGGGGCTAAGGCGAATGTGGTGACTTCATAGTTTTGGGTTGAGATCCGGAGATTAACCGTGGCTGGTGACGACTTGGATCGTTCAAGTTGAATATCAATCAAGTTCTGCCATTTATCATATAAGCTGGGGTTCATTATCTAAAGATGGTAAAAAGAGTAGGATTACTCTTACATCTCATATAAAAGGCCAATTGCTTATACACATCGCAGGTTTATTTCGAAGTACACGGATTCGTCCAAGGTAAAGTTTCAACCAGGCTCCTCCACTTTGCTCCGCTAACATCACCCCGTCCTTAAGGCGTGGGCTTCCGGTAAGCGAGTCTCAATATCATGCCACTCGTATCTCGTGATTAACCAATTACAGCTACTTTACGAGAAAGAAGGCTCATGAATATGGCGTCACAGGGTGGTGCCGCAACACTATAGACGATACGGTAAGACACAGTCCCTTATCAAAGACTCATTCGTAGCTCATGCTCTCCTAAATAGGTCGAGGGCGAAGCTCAGGGAGATGACGACATCATCCAAAGATTCTTCAAGGACATTGGCCAGGGTCCGAGCCATTCCAAGGTCGACAAGGTTGTCACAGAAGACCGTGATGTGGTGGAGCGAGATGGTACCTTTGAGGTCCGGCGATAAAATAGAGTGCTTTGTAACCCATGCCTTGGAACCCGCGCCATGcctaataattatatatatatacaaaaaGAATAAACAAGTGAAACGATTATTTCCAACGTCTAGAACCCTCTTCCGCGCCTCTTTATTACGGGCTTCCTTACTGCGCCTTGAGTgataatcttcttctcatctgTGTGGTCTGTTTTCTTCTTAACCGACCgttctgcctctgcctgtTTGCGCTCTTCATCCAGACGTTTATCttccgccatctttgcctcaatctccatcttgcgGTTGAATTCCGTCTCAGTGATTCGCTTGTCTCGTATTGAGTAGCCCTTCTCTTTGATGGAGTAAAAGACGCCGCCGAGGTCTGCCAGCCAATGAGGATCAACAGCCGTAACAGTCGAGACGTATACCTTGGAAGTGAGGATGAGTTCGTGGTATACAATGTAGTCCGGCGGATGACCCGCATACAAGGCACTCGTAGGATGCAGCTGGACTCCGAGGTTCGTCCGCAAGTTGGTGTACTCGCCAGATCCCTTATATTTGGCGGCTTGGTGGTAGTATCCGGAGCAGATACACTTGCGGATGATGTCCCAGTCCATGCCACAGCTAATCAAGTTCatcttttgcatcttcacAATGTCTAGGAGCTGTTCCCGAATTTCCTTGGCTCGCCGTAGGGATTTGGAATGGAGGAAATGCTTGATGCACCATCCATCTGAGAATGCATTGGCTTTCCATGCTGAGTAAACCTGGAGATAGGTAAGATGATCAGACTCGTGGACCCAGAATTTCTCTCGTTGTGTGTCGGCCTCGTCTTGCCGCTCTTTTGGCCTGTAAAATACGTTTGGTACCGACAGCATGGACACAATTGTTATCATCTCCTCGCTGCAGCCATACTCTTCCGCTGTAATCAGTAGCTTGGCCAAAGAAGGGTCCATGGGAAAGGCGCTCATCTTGCGCCCCAGCTCTGTCAGCTCTCCCAAGTTGTCTAGAGCTCCTAGAGCCCATAGGTCGAACATGGAGGTGGAAATAGTATCCTGCGGAGGTGGATCCATAAAGTCAAAGTCCAACAAATCTTTGACTCCAAGCGACTTTAGCATCAGCACGGTATTGGCCAAGTTGGTCCGCTGGATCTCAGGAATGGTTTGAATGTACAACTCCTCCTTGAATGCCTTTTCCGTGTACAGTCGGAATGCTTTTCCTGGACCCGTTCGACCAGCACGACCTGAGCGCTGCCCTGCGTTGGCCTGGGAAATTGGTGTGATTTGAAGCGTGTCCATACCCATCTTTGGATTGTACACCTTCATCTTCGAGTAACCCGCGTCAACCACATACTTGATGCCATCTACAGTCAAACTTGTCTCGGCAATGTTTGTGGCAACAATGCATTTGCGAACTCCAGGGGCTGCCCGGTCAAAGATCTTGGCTTGGAGATCTGCTGGCATTTGACTGTAAATCGGTAGTATGCTCAACTTTGGAGGATCGTTTAGGGCGTCTAGGCGCTTCTGTACTAGCTCGCAAGTGATTTCAATGTCTTCCTGGCCTGTCATGAAAACGAGAATATCACCGGCGTCCATAGATACGTGAATGGCCAACACCTGCTGAACTGCCTGGTCAACATAGTCCTCGACTGGAGATCGATGAAACATGACATCAACAGGGAAAGTTCGCCCTGGGATGGTAAATTCGGGGGCACCACCAAAGAAATCGGAGAATTTCTTTGCATTCATGGTTGCAGACGTGACGATGAGCTTTAAATCACGCCGCCTCTGCAATATCTTCTTGAATAACCCCATCAAGATGTCCGTATTCAGCGCTCGCTCGTGCGCTTCATCCATGATGATGCAAGAATATCTGTCCAAGTCGGGTTCGTTGAGCGATTCACGAAGCAAAATTCCGTCTGTCAGATACTTGATGACGGTGTCATTGCTAGTGCAGTCTTCAAATCGAATTGCATATCCAACGGTGCTTCCCAGTTTGACCTCCATCTCTTCAGCCACACGCTTGGCAACACTCATGGCAGCGACACGACGTGGTTGCGTGCATCCAATCATACCGGTCTTCCCGTAGCCGTCTTCATAAAGGAATTGGGTAAGCTGTGTTGTTTTTCCTGATCCCGTCTCACCAATCACAATAATGACCTGATTTTCTCGTATCACTCGGAGAAGCTCTTCGCGCACCGCAAACGCGGGCAGGAATTCTCGTTGTTCGCGCAAtgtcttgctcttgctgaAATCGCTCGCTCCTTCGGCGTTTTTGATGTGTTCGCTGAATTTGTTCCCCTTGCGTTCAGTCTTTTCCATGTCCTCCTCGGCAGCTATTGGCAGCGCGCtatctccatcttcctctttaGCTCCCATGATGTTTCCGAGAGCTGTGCCGGTAATGCTTGTTGCTTCATGCGCCTGTTTCTGTCGCTCTCTTTGCTGGCGAGATTCTTTGACTACCTTGCTCCCCTTTCGGCTGAAGACAGCCATGTCGCTTTGGTAGTCCCTAACTGCTGGAACGGGCTCAAGCTGTTTGGTGAAAATCGTCTTTCCGTCCAAGAATGGCGGTCGTAAATCGTGAACAAGCAGGTGAACTCGTGTCGTTTCCTCATCGTCAAAGTCGGCGGCTAGATCTCTTCGCTGTGCCACACCGGAGACAAGCATACGGTTCGTTTCCCAGGCATCattttccctcctcctctgttCCTGTCGGGCGTCATATCGGCTGGTCatcttctcggccttggccgACTCCTGTTGTTGACTCTCCCATGTTGATGTGTCGTAAGACGCAAAGGGATTGTAGGACTCATCGCCGAATGTATGAGCTCCGAATTCGTCTCCGCCATACCAATCGCGATCCAGAGCTAAAGAATCTTCATCCgtcggctgcggctggttgGAATCTCGAGGAGGCGTCGGCGCATATCGAGACTGGCCGCGCGGTGTGGAGCTTCGAGATCCATCTTGGTACCTCCCTTTGGATCTAGCGAATTCGAGCTTCCTCCTTTTGGGATTGAACCCGTCGTATTCTGCCTCCGATACCATGATTTGAGTCTGCCGATTCCTGCAAATGCGGCTTCGAGGCGGTGATGCGCCAAGTAGCTACGCGACTTGCGAAATGATGGCAGATCAATAAGGCGAGGTTTCGCCGAGTGTACTGGGGGAGCTGCTAAAGAAGCTTATCGATAAACCCCACCATGGAAATTTTTGGCCAAAAAGTTTGGAAAAGGTTGGCGCAGAGATTATAGTTGAAGTTACACTGAAAAAGACTTCAAGATACCCCCAGACATTCGCAAAATGTCTTCCATGATAACTGCTGCCCAGTGGGTACCGCGAGGCTTCGCGGCCCAATTCCCCCAAGTTTACAAGCTTGACGAGTCCGAATTCGACAGAATAGCTGCATtggccaagctgcagcttgacgATGCAGAGGAGGATTTGAAGGAAGCGCAAGAGGAAGGCGAAGATGCAGAGGAAGGAGATGAGAACAATGACGAGGACATGGCGGGAgaggaagacaaagaaaacaaggccgGATCTACAGTCAAGTATGTATCCTTGGGCATTCGTGAAATTAATACAGCCCTTTTCGCTAACAAGTTGAATCAGGATCGACGATGATGATCTGAAAGAGTACGATCTAGAACActacgacgatgacgaagacgacgacaatgCGCCCGCTGCCAACGGAAGCATGGGCATGTTTGGAAATGTCAAGTCACTGGCATACTATGAATCCAACAAGGAAGACCCGTACATCACACtacaagacgacgacgaggacgaggagaggCAGGATCTCCAGGTCTTGGCAACTGACAACCTGATCCTGTCTGCAAAGGTTGAAGACGAATTGGCACATCTGGAGGTTTACGTCTACGAGGATGAGAGCGACAACCTCTACGTCCACCACGACATTATGCTGCCAGCCATCCCTCTATGTGTAGAGTGGCTGGACATTCCCGTCAGCAACTCGGGAGAcgcagccaaagatggcaaggGCAACTTTGTCGCCGTCGGCACCATGGACCCGGATATTGAGATTTGGGACCTTGACACAGTCGACTGCATGTATCCCAACGCcatccttggccaaggcgcAAACCCCGAGtctggcgagaagaagaagaagaaaaagaagaaggccaaggcgaATGACGAGTACCACGTGGATGCCGTTCTGTCTCTCGCCGCCAACCGCCAGCACCGAAACCTGCTGGCTTCCGCCTCCGCAGACAAGACCATCAAACTCTGGGATCTCAACACAACCAAGTGCGCCAAGTCATACTCGTACCACACCGACAAAGTGTGCTCTCTTGCCTGGCACACCGCCCAGCCTACTGTGCTGCTCAGTGGAAGTTACGATCGAACCGTGGTGGCCGCCGATATGCGAGCCCCAGACGCAAAGGTCCCTCGATGGGGCGTCGAGAGCGATGTCGAGAACATCCGATGGGACCCGCACGACCAGAACTACTTTTACGTCTCAACAGAGAACGGCGTCATTCACTATCACGATATCCGCAATGCGCCATCAACTCCGGAAGCAACCAAGGCGGTCTGGACCCTGCAGGCACACGACGAATCTGTGTCGTCATTTGACATCAACAGCGTCATTCCCGGATTCATGGCCACTGGATCGACTGACAAGACGGTGAAGCTGTGGAACATCCAGGCCAGCGGCCCTTCACTCGTCGTCTCTCGTAATCTCGACGTGGGCAAGGTGTTTGCTACCTCGTTTGCCCCCGATCCCGAGGTCGCTTTCCGACTAGCAGTGGCGGGCAGCTCCGGCAGCATGCATGTTTGGGACACCAGCACCAACCCCGGCGTCCGAAGTGCTTTCGGACAGCGCGTCCCTGCTCTGAAGGAGGGCGTTAGCGAGGATCGACTAGTCGGCGTCAATGATGACGAGAGCAGTTCGAGCGAGGATGAgggagaagcagagaatAATGAGGGAGGCGACTCCATGGATGAGGATTAAAACACGACGCTTAATGCAGCCCCCGGCTGGCGGAGATTCTATATATCTGGAACATGGCGTTGTTTTTAGCAGTGGAGCCATTGATGAAGCCTCGGAGCAATCAGTGCAGTTTGCTATATGATGTGAATAGAGGGATTTTATAGGCATTTGGAATTTGAATAGACTTGTCAGGGCTTGGAGAAACTAGTATTGACAAAATTATGGTACTAAGCGTCATGTGCTGTTTTCCATCGCCTAAATCACACCTGGGAGACTGCACAAAGCAGAGAAAGATGCATATGGACCGCTACCTGAAGGGATATGCTTCGCCTTCCCAGAACTCTGTCAAGTTCTCCAACAATGGGCGATCGTTTGGATCGACATTCATGGAAGTTTTCCACGATTTCGGCCCATTGGGATGGAAGGCTGTTGTTTCCTGTCCAGGTGACCTAAACATCATCAGGGTGCTCAACCTCGTCAAAGTTGCTGGCCGTCTGGCTCAGAAGCATCCACATGGTCCTCCCCAGCGCAAACACCTCTGCCTCGGGGGCGAGTGTGGTTGCCGGTGCACCGTTTTACTCCCAGTCAATGAGCATTAGGTTCTCTTGGTCGTCAATGATGAAATTCCCGGGCTTTATATCCATGTGGAAAGTATGCGTGACCCTGTGAGTGGTTGTTGGTAAGCTACAATCTCCTGGGTCTCGGTCTCTCCAGGAATGATGTCAACTACAATACCAGGGCCGGCAACTGCGGGGTCCAAGATGCAATGAGGTCAAACCGTGGCTATGGCAGACCATACAGCGCTTCGTGTTGAGCTGCGATTGTGGAAAGTGAATGCCCCTTCGGGCACCTCGAGGTCAAGATTGAAGAAGGCTTGGTTAGAGTTGTAATCCATTTGTTCACCGCATCAGCCACAAGTCCCAATATGCGGTCTGTGTGCAAAGCGATTCTATACTATATCCTAAAGTCGGACGCTTCATTCGGTTTCTACTGTAGCCAACCTCTTCCTCGTAAGAGTCTGATAACTCATGTCATCTAACAGCTATAAACTCGAGATGGGATATCGCTACTCCCTTGTACTCTATCTCAAAGCCTAACGGCATTTCAAACATCATGGGGGTCTAAGCCAAGCGGCTGAAACAACTAGAACGCAATGCTTCCAAATCCCCCTGTGAAGCAAATTGACTTGGGTAAGAGGCTGGATACGACACCGGCACTTGTGCCGAGCCATGACACGCGCATACCACTACTAGCACTTTGGTGTTTGCTACACTTTTTCGATTTCTATTTCTATTTCCGTGTCAGCCATACTGTATGGAGCGTTCTTTAGTCTTTCTGTCGGAAAGGCCCATTTTTTGACACAGTCGGGAGAGGGAGGCCATTGAGTTTGTGCCTGGCCAGTGGCGCCGGCTAGTTGGCTGCGGTTTCTGTGGCTGATCGActgttggcgttggcgttggcgctggcggtgTGATGGGAACTAAGAAGATGGATCATTTGAAGAAATTttctatctcttcttctttcttctctttggccGCATCCCCCTTTCTTGCTCCTCTGCGGGCGGAGCAATTGTGCCTGAGATGGCGTCTGCGTTATGGATAAAGTGCCAAACAAGTAACGAGTACATGCACATGTGTAACATCAGCCGGCAGCAAGAATTCATGCAAGCCTTTGCTGCACTTTCATCCCTTCCCCGGTAAAATGGGGGGAGCGCCCAAGAGCCAAAAGATCAGCGCCCAACGCCCTGTGGACATGcgcgtttctttttttctctctcgcttgCTCTCTCTATTGAACGCTGCATAAGCATGTTTCGCGATCTCTGTCCCTGGCAGGGGTTTTTTGCTTTGTaggcagagagaagcccATGCCATGTCTGCGCTGCTAAAAAAAGGGCCCTGTTGAAACATGGGCGGTACAAGGTATAAGGGGACCGTAGCCAATCAGGCGGCGCGGGCCCTCCAGTTTTTGGCCGCGGTTTGGGTGATCGACCGGTCTTGTCACGGGGGAATGCGATTGGCTTGCTGCAAGCCATTGTGGTTTTGGGCAGCAGACGCAGGTACTGCTGGCACTGCATGTGTGTACTTGTATAGAATACATGCAGGTCTACGGAGCAGTGGTAGTCGAGTAAACAGACAAAATACAGACACGGAATGCGAGATTTTCGAAAAGGTCAGTTCCCGTTCCTTCTGGAGCTCCTGAGTCGTGGACatggcgagagaagaagctacTCGGAGAAAATTTGTTGGGTGGCCACGGCCAGTGCCGCACAGTAGAGGTGTAGAGTCCTTGATCCAGGTACCTGTACTTTATACAAGCCGGGATGCACAGATGCAGCCCGGGGCTATTTTACAGTGGCTGCAGCGAGCAAAGGTGGcgctggcctggcctgccTGACAAGTAAGTAAAAGCGTATCCCCTCATCTGATGCCACGTTGAGCTGCCTGAGTGAGGCGAGAAACAGGTGCCAGCAGCAACGTGGAGCTTGAACCTGCAATTGTTCTCTTCACACAATACCTTGCACGCAATTCAGATACGCATTGGCTAAGCAACTGTCAAAAGAGCACAGAGCAGTGGGTGACAAGAATCAAGCATGGCCTGGTCTTGGGccaacagcacagcagaggagagagagagacttgGAGACGGGCAGAATTAGAGGAGAAACGCCAAATTTTAGCAGCTCGCTAGGCAGCGGCCTCCCTCACTATTGGCTGCAATGGCGCCTCACAACGCCATCCTTCATTCTGCACCCGCCCAAACCGGCCTGGCTCCGGAGCCTAGTCCAGGGGCCTGAAGCCTCCATCTGCCCCAAACAGCCTGATGGGCGCGCACCGGGTCCcgagctggcagcggcgtGGCCAATAAAGCCGGCGCCTGAGCGATGGGGGGGCTTGAACATGGGAACATGGAAACATGGTGCATGGCATGGGAGCCGGAGCTCGATTTGGGCGCCAGGGATCATGCGGGAAATGCCACGCCGCTTGGCTctcgatggcgatggcgctgcTCCATCCATACCTGGGCCAACTCGGCCgctttcttctgcttcttccccttcttctcttgcaaTCCCGCGTGCGCGACTGCTCTCCCGCTTCGCCTCTTCAACCTTTTCTGCTCCTTGCTTCCTTGCTGCAGAAGGGCTGCGTTGCGTAAAGGCTGTCTTTCGGACACTTGGCCGCGGTTATTCGCTTCTCTCTTGTATATATCCGtatatgctttttttcttcttcttctacgaGCACGCACTCCGGCATTTTACGCTCTGCGCTGCTCCGTTTCactctcctttctctccaaGAATCAAGGCATTTGCATCTGCCGTTACTAGCTCTGCGAACACATTAGCTTCGGCAATCTTGACACAGCTCGGCCTTTTGGtttcttcaactttgaaTAGCATAAACGTTGATCGTTTAGTTGCCGCAGGCCTTCTTCCAACAAGCTTGTTCattccctctctctcatttctctctctcttcgtaTCGCTGGTGTCGCCCCGAGACAAACTTCGCTTGCGTCCAAGACACAGCAACGAAACAGATCCGGACTCCGCCTTTTCTCTGAACACACGTGTGACGACAGAAGACTGTCACAGACCCGTCGCGAGAGTCGGCAACCGACAGCTCGCAGCCACAAACTTTGCGCTCCGCGTACCTACATGCGTTGCGGCCAACGCACATGACAGCATACCAAACAATCTCAATCTCCAACAATCACCTGGCGTGAACCACcgttgctctcttttccttctgcctctctctatctctcttctttttcttacttgTCACCTTCATTTTTTCTGCCCCTCCGGCATCCCATCTCCACGCTGATCAGCTGTCGTCAACTCCCAAAAGTCACCTTccagcttgagcttggaTTCACATCGACGCCGCAGCTCCACCACCGGCACAGCACCCGCACAAAGTCCCCTGTGCAACGTTCCTAGCCGTTTGCATCCATCATCGGCCCAGCTCTCTGAAATAGTGAGCGCTGGTCACACGGCGTCATATCTAGCAGCCAACTGCCATATCGGGCTGTGGGCTTCTCATCGTCGCTCACCTCATTCCTCACCATTCAAGCGGCTGCCTCATTCGCTTGCGGTGGCCACAAGTCATACAGCGTGATTCCATATcgctcttgctcttgttcttATCTGAATCTACTTGTCTCTTGCAACGTCAACAAAACACTTCTT encodes:
- a CDS encoding uncharacterized protein (EggNog:ENOG41), which codes for MDDIQPEQAQPSPTIEPIRFRAGKKRKAYRQRGPAAEEQEDANDGVATAISPAPVMPGVSSKSKDVDAGRDADDTGAEAQNPTQGHSEREDNGDDGDDDNHTAEESAVAAALRLRNARRAASRRGGVGFRSEGRSAPGEEDDAEHALVLRDQDKEGTVAHDRIVGGITNRFMHQTGLLTILDDSHMNAYIESRLASRNASHAPPRRRIIIIIILTAPPSFLLCAPPKRQWESSGQVARSAHAPRQTRRSRHDKSWQSPDEERQQATSRRHGHCQTRSSSPRTQPPQQRRHCARRHGRAIPLRESTRRLPSPQNTRRNSNSSSRILLLLRPRRRPLRRRPPRRTVPAAILRRDGPAPQEEAPRADTAAEAAAAVCGCAQGAQARRQSEPESCCEKYTFAAGEG
- a CDS encoding uncharacterized protein (SMCOG1173:WD-40 repeat-containing protein~antiSMASH:Cluster_2.5~BUSCO:EOG092D17F4), coding for MSSMITAAQWVPRGFAAQFPQVYKLDESEFDRIAALAKLQLDDAEEDLKEAQEEGEDAEEGDENNDEDMAGEEDKENKAGSTVKIDDDDLKEYDLEHYDDDEDDDNAPAANGSMGMFGNVKSLAYYESNKEDPYITLQDDDEDEERQDLQVLATDNLILSAKVEDELAHLEVYVYEDESDNLYVHHDIMLPAIPLCVEWLDIPVSNSGDAAKDGKGNFVAVGTMDPDIEIWDLDTVDCMYPNAILGQGANPESGEKKKKKKKKAKANDEYHVDAVLSLAANRQHRNLLASASADKTIKLWDLNTTKCAKSYSYHTDKVCSLAWHTAQPTVLLSGSYDRTVVAADMRAPDAKVPRWGVESDVENIRWDPHDQNYFYVSTENGVIHYHDIRNAPSTPEATKAVWTLQAHDESVSSFDINSVIPGFMATGSTDKTVKLWNIQASGPSLVVSRNLDVGKVFATSFAPDPEVAFRLAVAGSSGSMHVWDTSTNPGVRSAFGQRVPALKEGVSEDRLVGVNDDESSSSEDEGEAENNEGGDSMDED
- a CDS encoding uncharacterized protein (antiSMASH:Cluster_2.5) translates to MHMDRYLKGYASPSQNSVKFSNNGRSFGSTFMEVFHDFGPLGWKAVVSCPGDLNIIRVLNLVKVAGRLAQKHPHGPPQRKHLCLGGECGCRCTVLLPVNEH